One window of Bacteroidota bacterium genomic DNA carries:
- a CDS encoding laccase domain-containing protein, translating into MYPKLSDLPSNLPFRVGFSRMADGCMSFPMATDKEAVFENRKRFFAKEGLPAERLVTFFTEHRDDITLMYEMPKGLNALRGERLAVTDAIISRVPNAGVFLTFADCVPVIVYDKRQHRMAFAHVGWRSMAMRFTGKVLRHMQEVEGSRVEDLILVIGPCIKKESYLYRDPIQAKDPVWNGFLVPQPDGRVGIDLVGFCLSECQSAGLRPDQIYVEPMDTAADEGQFSHYAGTEGGRPEKQGRLVCYGFMG; encoded by the coding sequence ATGTATCCCAAGTTGTCCGACCTTCCTTCAAATCTTCCGTTTCGCGTGGGCTTTTCCCGCATGGCCGATGGTTGCATGTCCTTCCCGATGGCGACTGACAAGGAGGCCGTTTTTGAGAATCGAAAGCGCTTTTTCGCCAAGGAAGGCTTGCCTGCCGAACGTTTGGTGACCTTTTTTACCGAGCACCGAGACGACATCACCTTGATGTACGAAATGCCAAAAGGACTGAATGCACTCCGCGGCGAACGCCTAGCCGTTACGGACGCCATCATTTCGCGCGTGCCGAATGCGGGGGTGTTTTTGACCTTTGCGGACTGTGTGCCGGTGATTGTTTACGACAAGCGGCAGCATCGGATGGCGTTTGCCCACGTGGGATGGCGCAGCATGGCGATGCGGTTTACGGGCAAGGTGTTGCGGCACATGCAGGAGGTTGAAGGAAGCCGTGTCGAAGATCTGATCCTCGTCATTGGCCCCTGCATCAAAAAGGAAAGTTATCTCTATCGTGATCCGATTCAAGCCAAAGATCCCGTGTGGAATGGATTTTTGGTGCCGCAGCCCGATGGTCGGGTAGGCATTGACCTCGTCGGATTTTGCCTTTCCGAATGCCAGTCCGCAGGCTTGCGACCCGACCAAATCTATGTCGAGCCGATGGACACCGCCGCCGACGAAGGGCAATTTTCCCATTACGCCGGAACCGAAGGCGGCAGGCCTGAAAAGCAGGGGCGGTTGGTCTGTTATGGGTTTATGGGTTAG
- a CDS encoding 1-acyl-sn-glycerol-3-phosphate acyltransferase produces MKNILLRIWSIWFYILFTGFFALIFPLHWILLKFDKKWTHNFSHGLNRLWGYVITYPAGVWITTEGSPQIAKDRICIFAVNHSSYLDIPICNVSVHHSFRFIGKAELNDTPLFGYMFKRLHIPVNRGSVTESFKSFLHAKQKLKDGTSVLVFPEGTIPDKTKVTLLKFKDGAFRMAIENKVPVVPVTIIGAERALPDNGKFLLHPGRVRVIFHDPIETEEMTVADAGALNQRVYKTMYETLVANGGKKEIESLK; encoded by the coding sequence ATGAAAAATATCCTCCTGCGCATCTGGAGCATCTGGTTCTACATTCTCTTCACGGGATTTTTTGCCCTGATTTTCCCGCTGCATTGGATCCTGCTGAAATTTGACAAAAAATGGACGCACAATTTCAGCCATGGCCTCAACCGGCTTTGGGGCTACGTAATCACCTATCCGGCAGGGGTTTGGATCACCACAGAAGGCAGTCCGCAAATCGCCAAGGACCGGATTTGCATCTTTGCGGTCAACCATTCGAGTTATTTGGACATCCCGATCTGTAACGTTTCGGTACATCACTCGTTCCGGTTTATCGGCAAAGCCGAATTGAATGACACCCCGCTCTTTGGCTATATGTTCAAGCGCCTGCACATTCCGGTGAATCGCGGCAGTGTGACCGAAAGTTTCAAGAGTTTCCTGCATGCCAAGCAGAAGCTCAAGGACGGCACGTCGGTTTTGGTCTTCCCTGAGGGGACGATTCCCGACAAAACAAAGGTGACGCTGCTCAAGTTCAAGGATGGTGCCTTCCGGATGGCGATCGAAAACAAGGTGCCGGTGGTGCCGGTCACGATCATCGGTGCCGAAAGGGCTTTGCCCGACAACGGCAAGTTTCTGCTGCATCCGGGCAGGGTGCGTGTGATTTTTCACGATCCGATCGAAACGGAGGAAATGACGGTCGCGGATGCAGGTGCGCTCAATCAGCGGGTGTATAAGACGATGTATGAGACGCTTGTGGCGAATGGAGGAAAGAAGGAAATTGAGAGTTTAAAGTGA